AATGATTTTATTTAGAATTAAGCTTTTAGTTCTTAATTGAGATGAATGATTAGCAGGGTAATTTGATAATCATAGTTTGTTTCATCATGATCTCATCAATCCTTTATGACCTGTTTGAAAGAATGCAACTTGATTTGTGATTTGTGTTGAATCTTTTGTTTGTCTCATTAGAGCATTTTTTGTTATGAAAGTGAAATACCTTTGGATTAAGATCTTACTTGGTTGTGTTTAGCAGTTGAATTTTGTGATGCCCTGGTTTTGGAATCTTTACTATAGAGTTGTTTTGTGCTATGCATTTAGTAATATGTGAGCATGTCTGCTTTTCTTTTTTGTAGCTACTGTCTACCAAGCAGCAATGTCGAATTTCACCCCGAAAAACATCCTCATCACTGGAGCTGCGGGTTTCATCGCTTCTCATGTCGCCAACCGGCTTATCAGGAACTACCCTGAATACAAGATTGTCGTGCTCGACAAGCTTGATTACTGCTCCAACCTCAAGAACCTCCTTCCTTCAAAATCCTCTCCCAACTTCAAGTTTGTCAAGGGAGACATCGGTAGCGCTGACCTTGTCAATTACCTTCTCATCACCGAGAACATTGATACTATAATGCATTTTGCTGCCCAGACCCATGTCGACAATTCCTTTGGTAACAGTTTTGAGTTCACCAAAAACAACATTTATGGCACCCATGTCCTCTTAGAGGCCTGCAAGGTCACCGGGCAGATTAGAAGGTTTATCCATGTTAGCACGGATGAGGTCTATGGAGAGACTGAGGAGGATGCTGTTGTTGGGAACCACGAGGCCTCACAGCTCCTGCCAACAAACCCTTATTCAGCAACAAAGGCCGGGGCTGAGATGCTTGTTATGGCATATGGTAGATCTTATGGATTGCCTGTCATTACAACCCGAGGCAATAATGTTTACGGCCCCAATCAGTTTCCTGAAAAGTTGATTCCTAAGTTCATCCTCTTGGCCATGAGAGGGAAAACTCTTCCTATCCATGGCGACGGATCCAATGTTCGAAGTTACCTCTATTGTGAGGATGTTGCCGAGGCCTTTGAGGTTGTTCTCCACAAGGGAGAAGTCGGTCATGTTTACAACATTGGGACGAAGAAGGAGAGGAGGGTCATTGATGTTGCCAGagacatgtgcaagctgttcaaCATGGATCCCGAAAAGAGCATTGAGTTCGTGGATAACAGGCCGTTTAATGATCAACGGTATTTCCTGGATGACCAGAAACTGAAGAACTTGGGTTGGTCAGAGAGGACCACTTGGGAGGAGGGCCTGAAGAAGACGATGGAGTGGTATACCAGTAATCCCGATTGGTGGGGTGATGTATCTGGTGCATTGCTTCCTCATCCTAGGATGCTGATGATGCCTGGTGGGATCGAGAGGAATTTTGATGGAGCTGAGCAGTACGAGTCTGGAAAGTCCGAATTCACTGGTAATGCTACTCAGAATATGGTTGTGCCGCCTTCCAAAACCGGCCAATCAACAGAGAAACCTGCCTTCAAGTTCTTGATATATGGCAGGACCGGGTGGATTGGTGGTTTGCTCGGAAAATTGTGCGAGAAACAGGAAATTGCATACGAGTATGGGAAAGGGCGTCTTGAGAACCGCCAACAGATTTTGGCAGACATTCTTGCTGTGAAGCCGACACATGTTTTGAATGCAGCTGGTTTAACTGGAAGACCTAACGTTGATTGGTGTGAAAGTCACAAGACTGAGACAATTCGTGTCAATGTTGCTGGCACGTTGACCTTGGCGGATGTTTGCAGAGAGCACGGACTCCTGATGCTGAACTTTGCCACTGGGTGCATTTTCGAATATGACGCTGCACACCCTGAGGGTTCTGGTATCGGATACAAGGAGGAAGACACACCCAATTTCATCGGATCTTTCTATTCCAAGACGAAAGCTATGGTAATATTCGTCCCTGTTACAACCTAGTCCATATTACTTGTCTTTACACGTGGTTGCTTACTTTTGGTGTGCATCAATCAGGTGGAGGAGCTCTTGAAAGAATACGACAACGTCTGCACGCTGAGAGTCCGGATGCCGATATCTTCGGACCTGAGCAACCCGCGCAATTTCATCACCAAGATCTCGAAGTACAACAAGGTGGTCGACATCCCCAACAGCATGACAATCTTGGATGAGCTTCTTCCGATTGCGATTGAGATGGCGAAGCGGAACCTCAGAGGCATCTGGAACTTCACCAATCCAGGCGTTGTCAGCCACAACGAGATTCTTGAGATGTACAAGCAATATATTGACCCGGATTTCAAATACACCAACTTCACTCTCGAGGAGCAAGCGAAGGTTATCATTGCTCCTAGAAGCAACAATGAGATGGATGCATCCAAACTGAAGAAAgagtttcccgagctgctctcGATCAAGGAGTCATTGATCAAGTACGTATTTGAAGCAAACAGGAAAACTCCGGCAAAGTGAAGGGGTCGTTCCCTCGGTGGGCAGGCCTGTATTTTGGTCTTGATTATCGGTGATCGGTTTCTCTATATGTTAGCCTTAGTTTACATGAGTTCATTATTTGAGGTGATGTCTGTGTTTAGAAATATGCTCTTCATTTTAGATTTGATCTGCAAAAGAATACTTGGTTGCATTGTTTGTCCATCACTCTTGCTGGATGCGGCAATTATATTGATTTCATGTTTCCAAACCCTTTGTTTAATGGAG
This sequence is a window from Salvia splendens isolate huo1 chromosome 5, SspV2, whole genome shotgun sequence. Protein-coding genes within it:
- the LOC121804995 gene encoding trifunctional UDP-glucose 4,6-dehydratase/UDP-4-keto-6-deoxy-D-glucose 3,5-epimerase/UDP-4-keto-L-rhamnose-reductase RHM1-like — its product is MSNFTPKNILITGAAGFIASHVANRLIRNYPEYKIVVLDKLDYCSNLKNLLPSKSSPNFKFVKGDIGSADLVNYLLITENIDTIMHFAAQTHVDNSFGNSFEFTKNNIYGTHVLLEACKVTGQIRRFIHVSTDEVYGETEEDAVVGNHEASQLLPTNPYSATKAGAEMLVMAYGRSYGLPVITTRGNNVYGPNQFPEKLIPKFILLAMRGKTLPIHGDGSNVRSYLYCEDVAEAFEVVLHKGEVGHVYNIGTKKERRVIDVARDMCKLFNMDPEKSIEFVDNRPFNDQRYFLDDQKLKNLGWSERTTWEEGLKKTMEWYTSNPDWWGDVSGALLPHPRMLMMPGGIERNFDGAEQYESGKSEFTGNATQNMVVPPSKTGQSTEKPAFKFLIYGRTGWIGGLLGKLCEKQEIAYEYGKGRLENRQQILADILAVKPTHVLNAAGLTGRPNVDWCESHKTETIRVNVAGTLTLADVCREHGLLMLNFATGCIFEYDAAHPEGSGIGYKEEDTPNFIGSFYSKTKAMVEELLKEYDNVCTLRVRMPISSDLSNPRNFITKISKYNKVVDIPNSMTILDELLPIAIEMAKRNLRGIWNFTNPGVVSHNEILEMYKQYIDPDFKYTNFTLEEQAKVIIAPRSNNEMDASKLKKEFPELLSIKESLIKYVFEANRKTPAK